The following are from one region of the Cryptococcus deuterogattii R265 chromosome 8, complete sequence genome:
- a CDS encoding nuclear pore complex protein Nup107, with protein sequence MVSQRTPYSSFASLFAAYQEQYSQAGPSTQIDSPINHEAVLDEQGGLIVSLMGSLEETIRSKTPTNSSSTEMDGEEQISEDEYKALLSEHRAWQLIRAVYDNRIPRGDPTFIPRSAAQQIIENPYTSPEDLIQTMVIEDPELSLWATLVEHLQTRPLLTSPPPLEARHGYLPSTVRRSKTRPTTDSPSLDPDFTVRDPHSSSLAGEDQTYQLPLLETLYNHVRYGELESAIKICEQGGEPWRGASLMGVRRWTMGGMSKGTEPTIMTGNRYRSLWKKSCRMIAKNHTLLPAERHLYAAMISDLPTLLPACESWEDHLWAHVQHRIEAKLEKRWRELGGFWEGEVGVGKDETEEEEMVRGGLEEVFASMRDLQNPSISTAMTNPYYVAQQMILLGRTEALFHGFAGQLLELESGASPELIAPLLRFFTHLALILRTLSQPVPVSAANAIIQAYLQILEREGNDKLVAMYAACLREGSGEESYARFLWSMDPSASRDSRSEALLRAKKHNLDVALIARETVRLCLEEIIAGPLTRLFAEPDIVPISIGLTEHDVMLIRSIEWLTILPETAEDALVRSCQLVRYFLSKGQANAAQSLLLSLPSLPTSSSSINQSHLLELASYNRLFSLFSSHTYFTDTLFRQPSPTASKLEVHAWKKDLETGVEDIWKGTVGLAKERWLDLPRVSSQAEKEDKGLYEYKSEEERQKQLKLIRHIFVPDLILRLHNTLIEQSALFPYFLQRALELAGIVADGRYQVYESFLPLATIAGGMEVVGEGEKGVNRLEVYMNKIREVALEVLKSGRGTAFKVRKLA encoded by the exons ATGGTGTCCCAGAGAACGCCCTACTCGTCCTTTGCGAGCCTGTTTGCAGCATATCAAGAACAGTACTCACAAGCCGGCCCCTCAACGCAGATTGACTCCCCTATAAATCATGAGGCTGTCCTTGACGAGCAAGGTGGATTAATCGTTTCTCTTATGGGATCGCTCGAGGAAAC CATTCGGTCAAAAACACCGACAAACAGTTCGTCAACCGAGATggatggtgaagagcaGATATCGGAAGACGAATACAAGGCATTATTGTCAGAACATCGAGCGTGGCAGCTTATCCGTGCGGTCTATGA CAACCGGATACCCCGGGGCGATCCCACATTTATTCCTCGATCTGCTGCACAGCAGATTATCGAAAATCCCTATACTAGTCCGGAAGATCTCATACAGACAATGGTCATTGAGGACCCAGAATTATCGCTTTGGGCT ACCTTGGTCGAACATCTCCAAACCCGCCCTTTATTAACTTCACCACCGCCTCTCGAAGCCAGACATGGCTACCTGCCATCCACTGTCCGTCGCTCTAAAACCCGTCCGACCACAGATTCCCCTTCACTCGATCCCGACTTTACCGTTCGTGATCCTCACAGTTCTTCTCTAGCGGGCGAAGACCAGACTTACCAGTTACCCCTCCTCGAAACACTATATAATCATGTCCGATACGGAGAGCTCGAATCGGCGATCAAAATATGTGAACAGGGAGGTGAACCGTGGAGGGGTGCGAGTTTGATGGGTGTGCGGCGGTGGACGATGGGGGGGATGAGTAAAGGAACCGAGCCAACTATCATGACTGGAAACCGATATCGTTCCTTGTGGAAAAAGTCTTGCCGAATGATTGCAAAGAACcacactcttctccctgCTGAGCGACATCTCTACGCTGCGATGATCTCGGATCTACCCACGCTCTTACCGGCATGTGAGTCGTGGGAAGATCATCTTTGGGCGCATGTGCAGCATAGGATCGAAGCgaaattggagaagagatggcgTGAGCTTGGAGGATTCTGGGAAGGCGAAGTTGGGGtaggaaaggatgaaactgaagaagaagagatggtcaGAGGGGGTCTTGAGGAGGTTTTTGCAAGTATGAGAGATCTACAGAACCCCTCAATTTC TACTGCCATGACGAACCCGTACTATGTGGCTCAGCAGATGATCCTGCTCGGTCGAACAGAAGCCCTCTTCCACGGATTCGCGGGTCAACTTCTTGAGCTCGAGTCTGGGGCTTCTCCAGA ACTCATagcacctcttctccgcttcttcactcacctcgctctcatcctccgcaCCCTCTCTCAACCCGTTCCCGTTTCAGCGGCCAATGCTATCATCCAAGCCTATCTGCAAATTCTCGAGCGAGAAGGCAACGATAAGCTCGTCGCCATGTATGCTGCTTGTCTAAGGGAGGGcagtggagaagaaagttATGCTCGATTCTTGTGGT CGATGGATCCTTCGGCCAGCAGAGACTCCAGGTCAGAAGCGCTTTTGCGAGCCAAGAAACATAACCTTGATGTGGCGCTCATTGCGCGCGAAACTGTCCGTCTTTGTCTTGAAGAAATCATCGCT GGCCCTCTCACGAGGCTTTTCGCTGAACCTGATATTGTCCCCATTTCTATCGGTTTGACGGAACATGATGTCATGCTTATTAGATCGATCGAGTGGCTTACCATCTTGCCGGAAACGGCGGAGGATGCGCTTGTGCGATCCTGCCAGCTCGTTAGATACTTCTTGT CCAAGGGTCAAGCTAACGCTGCGCAAtcacttctcctctcccttccttcccttcccacatcctcttcttccatcaatcAAAGTCACCTCCTCGAACTCGCCTCCTACAACCggctcttttctctcttctcctcccacaCTTACTTCACCGACACCCTGTTCCGCCAACCTTCGCCTACTGCTAGCAAGCTTGAAGTGCAcgcttggaagaaggatctTGAGACTGGCGTGGAAGACATTTGGAAGGGTACTGTGGGGTTAGCCAAGGAACGGTGGTTGGATTTGCCTCGTGTGTCTTCCCaggctgagaaggaagataaggGGTTGTACGAATACaaaagtgaagaggagaggcaGAAACAACTCAAGCTTATTCGACATATTTTCGTCCCCGATCTCATCCTTCGCTTGCACAACACTCTCATTGAACAGTCTGCTTTATTCCCGTACTTTTTGCAGAGGGCCCTTGAATTGGCTGGCATAGTGGCGGATGGAAGGTATCAGGTGTACGAGAGCTTCTTGCCACTGGCGACGATTGCCGGAGGTATGGAAGtggttggagaaggagaaaagggggTTAACCGGCTTGAGGTGTACATGAACAAGATCAGGGAAGTGGCGCTTGAGGTGTTGAAGTCGGGACGTGGGACAGCTTTCAAAGTGAGGAAACTAGCGTAA
- a CDS encoding NEK protein kinase, with translation MAAPRRSAGVTSSSGYADVAELEKYKLVSNIGKGSFGVISKVQRVSDGKEFALKQLDYSKMTEKDRKQILAEVAILDSLKHRNIVQLIQKIKDPKNERIYIVMEYCTSGDLGTLIRRAQRNNSSIPEDKIWNIFLQIVLALHHCHWPAERSVNTGGRQSVVAPSTDGGVARYQVLHRDLKPENVFLSDEFVKLGDFGLSKEMGAASFTSTYVGTPLYMPPEILAENRYDTKSDIWSLGCVVYEMCALHSPFSAAQTQPELITMVKSGKIPSLPARYSPALRSAIKAMLTLNPTKRPSTKDLLEMSEMKLHRKLFTVQNQTSLLFAKRDELKQFEDQIRARAVALDEKEKELAGKEASLQAREDLCENREEEAKETQRKLNQAAESLRGQWGRFREEKEQWERYREQEQKAKETAFGVTDLPDEKYQFHTDVTGIARPPLAERNTAPPSPVSRFTRTCLDTPSKIPLATAAASPAPLEARFGISHLQPRPATPLRRAATKSMGNLAGVARAQAAQEWTGVTQSTPAKQFIFPIRQQRTSIGSPSELQSVYCEDVSMISAIPSPWVSRPRKSSVAPSIVTGQQEYPDSGESFSAANSRPTSLVPTQIPAPTFTYREAATPAKWSLDDPDLPSPFIRRPNSMPIQPQAASFPPSSNLAEMRQPLGSINPQPTINGPSATLGGPVTKKIPSRTGNLHQHVLKVNAARVSGEGVVPSAAPVGVVRGRTGNRIGQ, from the exons ATGGCGGCTCCTCGACGATCTGCTGGTGTCACTTCCAGTTCTGGGTATGCTGATGTGGCAGAGCTGGAGAAGTATAAGCTAGTATCAAACATTGGCAAGGGAAGTTTTGGAGTCATCAGCAAAGTTCAACGAGTGTCGGATGGCAAG GAATTTGCCCTAAAGCAACTGGATTATTCGAAGATGACAGAGAAAGACCGTAAGCAAATCCTTGCTGAAGT GGCGATCCTCGACTCACTAAAGCATCGAAATATCGTACAGCTCATTCAGAAGATTAAGGACCCTAAGAATGAGAGGATATATATAGTCATGGAG TATTGTACCTCAGGCGACCTTGGTACTCTGATCAGAAGAGCCCAACGCAATAACTCTTCTATCCCAGAAGACAAGATATGGAATATCTTTCTGCAAATTGTacttgctcttcatcactgCCATTGGCCAGCAGAACGTTCCGTCAATACCGGAGGCAGGCAAAGTGTTGTTGCTCCGTCAACTGATGGCGGAGTAGCGAGATACCAAGTGTTACATCGTGACCTCAAACCGGAAAATG TATTTCTTTCGGACGAGTTTGTCAAATTGGGAGATTTCGGATTGAGTAAAGAAATGGGAGCTGCATCATTCACCAGCACTTATGTCGGCACTCCTCTGTATATGCCTCCAGAAATCCTTGCAGAGAACCGCTACGACACGAAATCAGATATATGGAGTTTGGGATGTGTGGTCTACGAAATGTGTGCTCTTCA CTCTCCATTCTCTGCCGCTCAAACACAGCCTGAACTCATAACTATGGTAAAATCTGGCAAGATACCCTCTCTTCCGGCTCGCTACTCCCCAGCTTTACGTAGTGCCATTAAAGCTATGCTTACTCTAAAT CCAACAAAGCGACCCTCTACCAAGGACCTTCTAGAGATGTCCGAGATGAAGTTACATAGAAAACTCTTCACAGTTCAGAACCA gacttcccttctttttgccAAACGTGATGAGCTCAAACAATTCGAGGACCAGATCAGAGCGCGGGCTGTAGCCCTGGacgaaaaggagaaagagttagcaggaaaagaagcaagttTGCAGGCTAGGGAAGATCTTTGTGAGAatcgagaagaggaagcaaagGAAACGCAGAGAAAGTTGAATCAAGCGGCAGAGAGTCTGAGAGGCCAATGGGGAAGGTTCcgggaggaaaaggaacagTGGGAGAGATATagagagcaagagcagaaggccaaggaaaCAGCTTTCGGAGTGACAGATTTGCCTGATGAGAAGT ATCAATTCCACACTGATGTAACAGGTATCGCTCGACCTCCCTTAGCGGAACGCAA CACTGCACCACCATCACCTGTGTCTCGATTCACTCGAACCTGTCTTGATACCCCTTCAAAAATCCCCCTAGCCACTGCTGCCGCCTCCCCTGCACCTCTTGAGGCACGTTTTGGTATttcccatcttcaaccCCGACCTGCCACTCCTTTGCGTCGAGCTGCCACCAAATCCATGGGCAACCTTGCCGGTGTTGCTCGCGCTCAAGCGGCCCAAGAATGGACGGGTGTTACCCAGTCAACTCCTGCCAAGCAGTTTATTTTCCCCATACGGCAGCAGCGCACATCGATCGGTAGTCCTAGCGAGCTGCAAAGTGTGTACTGTGAAGATGTTTCCATGATTAGCGCCATACCATCTCCTTGGGTATCTCGACCTCGAAAAAGCTCTGTCGCTCCCTCTATTGTCACTGGTCAGCAAGAATATCCTGATTCTGGCGAATCATTTTCTGCCGCCAACAGCCGTCCAACAAGCTTAGTACCCACGCAGATCCCGGCTCCAACATTTACCTACCGTGAAGCTGCCACTCCCGCCAAATGGTCACTGGATGATCCCGACCTTCCCAGCCCATTCATCCGTCGTCCCAATTCAATGCCTATCCAGCCACAAGCGgcatctttccctccctcgTCAAATCTGGCCGAGATGAGACAGCCTTTAGGTTCAATCAACCCTCAGCCTACCATCAACGGCCCATCTGCTACTTTAGGAGGTCCTGTGACGAAGAAAATACCGAGCAGGACTGGCAATTTACACCAGCATGTTTTGAAGGTCAACGCGGCGAGAGTGAGTGGGGAAGGTGTCGTGCCGTCTGCTGCGCCTGTCGGTGTAGTGAGAGGAAGGACTGGAAATCGTATTGGGCAATAG
- a CDS encoding ATP-dependent rRNA helicase RRP3 yields the protein MSSPSSEASSSTSQPGSPSRSPSPALSNPDAPEASHNKSFADLGISPELCRACASMGFKKPSDIQAEAIPHALEGRDIIGLAQTGSGKTAAFSLPILQTLWENPQPFFALVLAPTRELAYQISQQVTSLGSGIGVRTAVLVGGMDMMSQSIALSKRPHVIVATPGRLMDHLENTKGFSLKSLKYLVMDEADRLLDLDFGPIIDKILKVIPKERNTYLFSATMTTKVAKLQRASLNKPVRVEVSSKYSTVSTLLQHYLLLPLKNKDSYLLYLANELSSSSMIIFTRTVADSQRLSIILRRLGFPAIPLHGQMTQSLRLASLNKFKSGGRSILVATDVASRGLDIPLVDLVINYDMPTNSKDYVHRVGRTARAGRSGKSITLVTQYDVEILQRIESHIGKKMTSFDVDKEAVALLTDTVARANREAALEIRESGTGGGGGKRGRDKGKRKSFGDGDDRDRDDDVVEAGVPRKKNKFTTGGKKKARK from the exons ATGTCTAGCCCATCCTCGGAggcatcttcctcaacgtcTCAGCCTGGATCTCCATCCCGctccccttctcccgcGCTCTCCAACCCAGACGCCCCTGAAGCATCTCACAACAAGTCGTTTGCCGACCTCGGTATTAGTCCCGAATTATGTCGAGCATGTGCTTCTATGGGCTTCAAGAAACCTTCAGATATCCAGGCTGAAGCAATTCCTCATGCTTTGGAAGGCAGGGACATTATTGGTCTTGCCCAGACAGGTTCCGGTAAGACGGCGGCATTTAGTCTTCCCATTTTACAGACATTATGGGAGAATCCTCAACCATTTTTCGCTCTTGTGTTGGCGCCCACTCG AGAACTAGCGTATCAAATTTCTCAACAAGTCACATCTCTTGGATCCGGCATTGGCGTTCGCACAGCTGTCTTAGTCGGTGGTATGGACATGATGTCTCAATCTATCGCTCTCTCTAAGCGACCTCACGTTATTGTGGCCACCCCTGGTCGGTTGATGGACCACTTGGAAAACACCAAGGGCTTCTCTCTTAAATCTTTAAAGTATCTG GTCATGGACGAAGCCGATCGTCTTCTCGATCTCGATTTCGGACCTATCATAGACAAGATTCTTAAAGTCATTCCTAAGGAGCGTAACACCTACCTTTTCTCCGCTACTATGACGACCAAGGTTGCCAAGCTTCAACGTGCTTCTTTGAACAAGCCTGTCCGCGTCGAAGTCTCTTCTAAGTACTCCACGGTCTCTACTCTCTTACAACACTATCTCCTACTTCCTCTGAAAAACAAGGATTCCTATCTTCTTTACCTTGCCAACGagctttcttcatcctccatgATCATTTTTACCCGTACTGTCGCCGACTCTCAGCGATTATCTATCATCCTTCGTCGTCTCGGTTTCCCAGCCATCCCATTGCACGGCCAAATGACTCAAAGTCTCCGATTGGCAAGTTTGAACAAGTTCAAATCCGGTGGAAGAAGCATTTTGGTAGCCACCGACGTTGCTTCTCGTGGTCTTGACATTCCTCTCGTCGATCTCGTCATC AATTACGACATGCCTACAAACTCCAAAGACTACGTCCACCGAGTCGGTCGTACTGCCCGTGCAGGCCGTTCCGGTAAATCCATCACTCTCGTCACACAATATGATGTTGAGATTCTTCAACGTATCGAATCCCACATCGGCAAGAAAATGACTTCTTTTGATGTCGACAAGGAGGCAGTTGCACTCTTGACAGATACCGTTGCGAGAGCGAACAGGGAGGCGGCGTTGGAGATTAGGGAGAGTGGTactggtggtggaggtggcAAGCGAGGAAGGGATAAGGGGAAGCGGAAGAGTTttggcgatggagatgatagGGATAGggacgatgatgttgtGGAAGCTGGTGTgccgagaaagaagaacaagttTACAACGGggggcaagaagaaggctagAAAATAG
- a CDS encoding oxysterol-binding protein, translating to MPITPRRASPEKPSKLSTSTSSNSNLSSSAPPSALYNFRLLSALRSEDTSEVQPFLNQLKAAGGTEEQIEKAGQLLGMAVRVASIPVITLILNSPNVPSPNLPTAARTSTTPLHVASQLGRVDVVQLLLSDPRIDDTMKDDRGRTPLECAATPEIASVIEESRAQLQSKYMGLLSRYVSSSLNSPEEGAALAEFLDLPRVGAVNLNALDGRTGTSLLHEAARRRDLRLVELAVKKGADVFVRDKRNKRVLDGEKNADDRIKMFLRQFNNQDSLVEAKSDGRPPDHRGFLSKWVNYKSGWQTRWFVLENGVLSYYRDREDEAVACRGSIAMAVATLHPSSDGTRFELSSKVSSAVPKFIVKSAHRAEIARWVQTIKLNLEYYQNGSGVEGQGGGRPLPRRSASLKVHDKAATAVNSLPSSDQFLSPTLQRTATSLSGTVKPPSESISTRITGTHPESLAYDKDDSDQSEDEDQPSAEVIPYEDTYELGVLNIQEQIDLTLQLVESIVVPSSVSSPSSDRGTSTFARQAAVKDALRQSLSTMSDLVLKQNTMSHDRERYFTSRIQREIQARQLWEENMLTVAKQQAEFEQQLNDAAKVNEKKKKALKQAKGVLAGLTGVSVPGSPATFGEPRASIDQGILQPAPITGQTFPTFPKTAFTSAGPPVSSTTPTAPSELLSPPSIPNIKEAHDAIVAAESGDEDDDTDEFFDAIEQNQLPNLKLYESIAHPERERPGTPVTPGTPGIGRGVGVVAGAGEEVDEGAVQGAELVRQKSVPGKGTIEEYLARESLEPYLHVRHKLPIDDDKRPSVSLWSILKSSVGKDLTKISFPVSFNECTSMLQRMAEDMEYDACLTVAASEKDSLRRIAFVGAFAMSNYSSTIGRIAKPFNPLLSQSFEYAIPNRYRYISEQVSHHPPISACYSEAPKWKYYGEVDAQNKFQGRSFEIRPTGVAHAELVIPREWVKRSLKYPDAGPEYGPNLVKEHYSWKKVTTNVSNFIMGSPIIDHYGDLVVTNHRTGETCTLTFKPRGWRGKDAFEIKGSVKDADENVKWDIAGRWDAQLIAREAGAETLPLESDMSVNQAQKEYILLWRNSEKPKAPFNLTPFAITLNDIPQGLEEYLCPTDCRLRTDQRAFENAEYDRAQGLKTLNEEKQRHTRKLRAEGKLPPHEPKWFSATVDDDTRERLWEPKRAENGEVAFWSIREKKDWDAAGVEHIFANDQE from the exons ATGCCTATTACGCCAAGGAGAGCCTCTCCTGAGAAACCGTCTA AACTGTCCACAAGTACATCTTCCAACTCGAACCTATCTTCATCAGCCCCTCCATCTGCGCTGTACAACTTCCGTCTACTCTCTGCGCTCCGTTCGGAGGATACGTCAGAGGTACAACCGTTTTTGAATCAACTGAAGGCAGCTGGTGGGACGGAAGAGCAAATTGAAAAGGCCGGACAGTTGTTGGGGATGGCTGTAAGGGTTGCCAGTA TCCCGGTCATAACCTTAATCCTCAATTCTCCCAACGTCCCTTCACCAAACCTCCCAACTGCCGCAAGAACATCTACGACGCCTTTACACGTCGCTAGTCAGCTGGGACGTGTCGATGTTGTCCAGCTACTTCTGTCTGATCCCAGGATTGATGATACCATGAAGGATGATCGTGGGCGTACGCCGTTAGAATGCGCCGCCACCCCTGAGATTGCGTCTGTCATAGAAGAATCCCGTGCACAACTTCAGAGCAAATACATGGGTTTGCTCTCTCGATATGTGTCAAGCTCACTAAATTCCCCTGAGGAGGGCGCTGCTCTTGCGGAGTTCTTGGATCTCCCAAG GGTGGGAGCTGTCAATTTGAATGCTCTGGATGGAAGGACTGGGACCAGCCTGTTGCACGAAGCGGCTCG GCGACGAGACCTTCGACTGGTAGAACTCGCCGTCAAGAAAGGTGCCGATGTCTTCGTAAGGGACAAGCGTAATAAGAGAGTGCTGGACGGCGAAAAGAATGCGGATGATAGAATCAAAATGTTCTTGAGGCAAT TCAACAACCAGGATAGTCTTGTCGAAGCCAAGTCTGACGGTCGACCTCCTGATCATCGTGGATTCCTCAGCAAATGGGTCAACTACAAGAGTGGCTGGCAAACCAGATGGTTTGTCCTCGAGAACGGTGTACTTAGTTACTATCGGGATCGCGAAGACGAAGCCGTTGCTTGTCGAGGTTCAATTGCCATGGCCGTCGCTACTCTTCACCCATCCTCTGACGGGACCCGTTTCGAACTTTCATCTAAGGTGTCTTCTGCCGTACCCAAATTTATCGTCAAGTCTGCGCACCGTGCAGAGATTGCACGATGGGTCCAGaccatcaagctcaacctTGAGTACTATCAAAATGGTTCCGGTGTGGAAGGACAGGGAGGTGGTCGTCCTTTACCCCGAAGAAGCGCAAGCCTCAAGGTGCATGACAAGGCTGCTACTGCGGTCAATTCGCTGCCATCTTCGGATCAGTTTTTAAGCCCTACCCTTCAGCGGACTGCTACCAGTCTTAGCGGCACTGTTAAACCTCCATCCGAAAGTATCAGCACACGAATTACTGGAACTCACCCAGAAAGCCTTGCTTACGACAAAGACGACAGCGATCAaagcgaagatgaggatcaGCCATCTGCAGAGGTTATTCCTTATGAGGATACTTATGAACTAGGCGTGCTCAATATTCAGGAGCAAATTGACCTCACTCTCCAGCTCGTGGAGTCTATCGTTGTCCCATCATCagtttcttctccctcctccgATCGTGGCACATCCACTTTTGCTCGCCAAGCAGCCGTCAAAGATGCTCTGCGCCAATCCCTCTCCACTATGTCCGACCTCGTCCTCAAACAAAACACCATGTCACACGATCGCGAACGATACTTTACAAGCCGTATCCAGCGAGAAATCCAGGCTCGTCAGCTGTGGGAGGAGAATATGCTCACTGTCGCTAAACAACAGGCAGAGTTTGAGCAACAGCTGAATGATGCGGCAAAGGTaaatgagaagaagaagaaggcgctGAAACAGGCGAAGGGAGTATTGGCTGGCTTGACTGGAGTAAGCGTGCCGGGGTCTCCTGCGACGTTTGGAGAGCCACGTGCATCCATAGATCAGGGTATCCTGCAACCTGCCCCAATAACCGGCCAGACATTCCCCACATTCCCCAAGACGGCATTTACCTCCGCCGGTCCGCCCGTCTCGAGTACAACACCCACCGCACCATCAGAACTTTTATCACCTCCCTCAATCCCTAATATCAAGGAAGCCCATGATGCAATTGTCGCTGCCGAGTCTggggacgaggatgatgataccGACGAGTTCTTTGACGCGATTGAGCAGAATCAGTTGCCGAATTTAAAGCTTTATGAGTCCATTGCTCATCCGGAGAGGGAACGTCCTGGAACGCCGGTTACACCGGGGACTCCTGGTATTGGTAGGGGAGTAGGTGTGGTGGCCGGTGCtggtgaggaggttgaCGAAGGCGCCGTGCAAGGCGCTGAGCTGGTCAGGCAGAAATCTGTCCCTGGAAAGGGTACGATTGAAGAGTACCTTGCGAGAGAGAGTTTGGAACCGTATCTACATGTGAGGCACAAATTGCCtattgatgatgacaagagGCCTTCCGTAAGCC TGTGGAGTATTTTGAAGAGTTCTGTGGGCAAGGATCTTACAAAGATATCCTTCCCTGTCAGCTTCAATGAGTGCACTTCAATGCTTCAACGAATGG CGGAGGATATGGAGTACGATGCTTGCTTGACTGTTGCTGCCTCTGAGAAAGACAGCCTCCGTCGTATAGCATTCGTCGGTGCATTTGCGATGAGCAATTATAGTTCGACTATCGGGCGTATCGCCAAACCCTTCAACCCTCTCTTAAGTCAGTCATTCGAGTACGCCATTCCAAACAGGTATCGATACATTTCTGAGCAAGTTTCCCACCATCCT CCTATCTCCGCGTGCTACTCTGAAGCACCCAAATGGAAGTACTATGGTGAGGTTGATGCTCAGAACAAATTTCAAGGGCGTTCCTTCGAGATTCGACCGACTGGTGTGGCCCATGCAGAGTTGGTAATTCCTCGAGAATGGGTAAAACGGTCCTTAAAGTATCCTGATGCAGGTCCAGAGTATGGACCTAACTTGGTGAAGGAACACTACTC gtggaagaaggtgacGACTAACGTATCGAACTTTATCATGGGATCACCTATTATTGACCATTACGGAGATCTCGTTGTTA CAAATCACCGAACTGGTGAGACCTGCACGCTTACGTTCAAGCCAcggggatggagaggtaAAGACGCATTTGAGATTAAGGGTAGCGTCAAGGATGCAGATGAGAATGTCAAGTGGGACATCGCTGGTC gatgggatgcTCAGCTTATTGCCCGAGAGGCTGGTGCAGagactcttcctctggaATCCGACATGAGTGTGAACCAGGCGCAGAAGGAGTACATTTTGCTGTGGAGAAATTCCGAGAAGCCAAAAGCGCCATTCAACCTCACACCGTTTGCCATCACGCTC AATGACATTCCTCAGGGTTTAGAAGAATATCTCTGTCCCACCGACTGTAGGTTGCGAACAGACCAAAGAGCGTTTGAGAATGCGGAGTATGACAGAGCTCAGGG ACTGAAGACAttgaatgaagaaaagcaaCGTCATACCCGTAAACTTCGTGCTGAAGGCAAACTTCCACCTCACGAACCCAAGTGGTTTAGTGCGACTGTTGACGACGACACACGCGAGCGCTTATGGGAGCCGAAGAGGGCCGAGAATGGGGAGGTTGCGTTTTGGAGTATCagggagaaaaaggacTGGGACGCTGCTGGAGTTGAGCACATTTTTGCCAATGATCAAGAATAG
- a CDS encoding protein phosphatase methylesterase 1 (genome sequence mistake), with product MGVLAFDCRGHGKTSTRDPKLELDLSHDTLLSDFMALIEMIFPNPKESPSLILLGHSMGAAPVVSATPELQKKGYTIPGVVVLDVVEGTAVESLPAMKSILSKRPESFRSVIDAIYWHISSNCIRNVESARVSVPHIIVPAPMSPSSGPAASPGCKQVWRTNLLRTERYWEGWYKGLSERFLRAKCARLLVLAGEERLDRELMVGQMQGKFQLEVMSDVGHYLHEDNPARLAALLITFWRRNTRVLVLPPKIGTAGSRDRSGPVEVKQVGQQ from the exons ATGGGTGTACTGGCATTTGATTGTCGCGGACATG GCAAAACGTCCACAAGAGACCCAAAACTCGAGCTTGATTTATCCCATGACACCCTTCTATCCGACTTTATGGCTCTTATTGAAATGATTTTCCCTAATCCGAAAGAATCACCTTCCCTCATC TTGCTAGGCCATTCAATGGGCGCTGCACCAGTGGTCAGTGCTACTCCCGAATTGCAGAAGAAAGGATACACCATCCCCGGTGTTGTCGTTCTCGATGTTGTCGAAG GTACGGCGGTTGAATCTCTTCCAGCAATGAAGTCGATCCTCTCCAAACGCCCAGAATCTTTCCGTTCAGTGATAGATGCTATCTACTGGCA CATATCATCCAACTGTATCCGCAACGTTGAGTCAGCCCGGGTCTCTGTCCCACACATCATCGTCCCTGCCCCCATGTCCCCGTCATCTGGCCCTGCCGCAAGTCCTGGATGCAAACAAGTCTGGCGTACAAACCTCCTACGGACCGAGCGATATTGGGAAGGATGGTACAAAGGTCTTAGTGAAAGGTTTTTGAGAGCCAAGTGCGCGAGGTTGTTGGTTCTCGCGGGTGAGGAGAGATTGGATCGCGAATTGATGGTTGGGCAAAT GCAAGGAAAATTCCAGTTGGAGGTCATGTCGGATGTAGGCCATTATTTGCACGAG GACAACCCCGCACGGCTGGCGGCTCTCCTCATCACATTCTGGCGACGCAACACCCGCGTGCTCGTCTTACCGCCAAAGATTGGCACAGCCGGATCACGCGATAGAAGTGGACCTGTAGAGGTGAAGCAAGTTGGTCAACAGTAA
- a CDS encoding small nuclear ribonucleoprotein E has product MSGRKVMVQPINIIFSHLQKHNRVAIWLYDNNEFRIEAYIIGFDEFMNVVLDDAEEVYDCGAKPGKEVPPRRELGRILLKGDNITLIQPVTA; this is encoded by the exons ATGTCTGGCCGAAAAGTGATGGTTCAG cccatcaacatcatttTTTCCCACCTTCAAAAG CACAACCGTGTCGCAATCTGGCTTTACGACAACAACGAGTTCCGTATCGAAGCGTACATCATC GGTTTTGATGAGTTCATGAACGTGGTTTTGGATGATGCTGAGGAAGTGTATGACTGTGGTGCTAAGCCCGGAAAGGAGGTTCCCCCACGGAGAGAACTCG GACGTATATTGTTGAAGGGTGATAACATCACTCTGATACAACCCGTGACGGCTTAA